From a region of the Deltaproteobacteria bacterium genome:
- a CDS encoding YjbQ family protein has protein sequence MKSYRKELWFNIPSRRAFVNITPQIEECLRESLIKEGLALVNAMHITASVFINDDESGLHQDYERWLEKLAPHDPVSQYRHNVGEDNADAHLKRQIMGREVVVAVTQDRLDLGPWEQIFYGEFDGRRKKRVLVKIIGE, from the coding sequence GTGAAGAGTTATCGTAAGGAATTATGGTTTAACATCCCATCCCGCAGGGCCTTTGTTAATATTACCCCTCAAATTGAAGAATGTCTCAGGGAAAGCTTGATTAAAGAAGGACTGGCTTTGGTCAACGCCATGCACATTACGGCCTCGGTCTTTATCAATGACGATGAATCGGGCCTGCACCAGGATTATGAGCGCTGGCTGGAAAAGCTGGCCCCCCATGACCCGGTTTCCCAGTACCGCCATAATGTGGGGGAAGACAATGCCGATGCCCATCTCAAACGGCAGATCATGGGACGGGAGGTGGTGGTGGCCGTCACTCAGGATCGACTGGACCTCGGCCCCTGGGAACAAATCTTTTACGGGGAATTTGACGGCCGAAGGAAAAAACGGGTTCTGGTAAAAATTATCGGGGAATAA
- a CDS encoding pyruvate, phosphate dikinase: MFKILDIFKKNKVTPRVTAQKGFLLHKYDHFKAVLNENNKALDLIADLEHLFYEDHPFTLNYVQDRTGRLVEVTCRIAEDLNALSQANYPELFEAVEKVGLGIQQGLERKKTLTQTPLVLPLKDITQEQLSEVGGKAANLGEILNRVKLPVPPGFAVTAYACQYFLEFNRFPEKIEKKLKDLDVNDTEKLMAVSREIRDLIMTGQLPPDLETALIEAVGELKKDIGQPLRLAVRSSATSEDSEASFAGQHSTVLNVTGETLLQAYKEVVASTFNPRAIFYRRSKGFLEQDVIMSVACILMVDALASGVLYTVDPNDPDHQVIMISALWGLGVSLVDGSGNADFYQVNKENRKIESEEVARKEVLVSSDPVQGLKQTPVAHVFKDKPCLTFSQIQLLVRYALKLEEHYQTPLDIEWAIDHKTQLFILQARPLRFTRSSALPPTPEAEVSAETFPILLKGGASAANGVAAGKAYVLKSDHNLLNIPEGSILVAPQTSPRYVPIIGRVRAIITDVGSVTGHMASVAREFQIPTLVGTDNATAVIPHGQEITVDATNGVVYQGRIERLLRTGKPLNPMKGSPTYKAMEAILPMIAPLHLIDPKHENFNPQSCETIHDIIRFAHEMAMQEMFQIGETIEDGKNVAVRFRSPLPLNIYIVDLGGGISPGPERKEVRPEEVLSGPFKALFQGMTHEGVKWLGQDNISWSGLGSVLLESILHDPTMDGAMGGPSYVLISEKYMNFNSRLGYHFATLDTFCGPNINDNYITFYFKGGAADIDRRTRRAMLIGSVLKKMGFKVEQRGDMIKGELKKHNSYIIQEKLDLIGRLMGSVRLLDMLLDQDNRIEWYRNEFFKGNYTFQRNQTNPSDSIKKEGVSEELS; encoded by the coding sequence TGAATTATGTCCAGGACCGAACCGGAAGGCTGGTCGAGGTGACCTGCCGCATTGCCGAGGACCTCAATGCCCTGTCCCAGGCCAACTATCCGGAACTTTTTGAAGCCGTCGAAAAGGTAGGTCTGGGCATTCAGCAAGGGCTGGAACGAAAAAAAACCCTGACCCAAACCCCCCTGGTCCTGCCTTTGAAAGATATCACCCAGGAACAGCTTTCCGAAGTCGGAGGCAAGGCCGCCAATCTGGGAGAAATCTTAAACCGGGTTAAACTCCCGGTTCCCCCGGGTTTTGCCGTCACGGCCTATGCCTGCCAGTATTTTCTGGAATTCAACCGATTTCCGGAAAAGATCGAAAAAAAGTTGAAGGACCTCGATGTGAACGACACGGAAAAACTCATGGCCGTGAGCCGGGAAATCCGCGATCTGATTATGACGGGGCAACTCCCTCCCGATTTGGAAACCGCCCTGATCGAAGCAGTCGGAGAACTGAAAAAAGATATCGGCCAACCTCTGCGTCTGGCCGTCCGGAGCAGCGCTACCAGCGAAGATTCGGAGGCCAGCTTTGCCGGTCAGCATTCGACCGTCCTAAACGTCACCGGAGAAACCCTCCTTCAGGCCTATAAGGAGGTAGTGGCCAGCACCTTTAATCCCAGGGCCATTTTTTATCGAAGGAGCAAAGGGTTTCTGGAACAGGACGTCATCATGAGTGTAGCTTGTATCCTCATGGTCGATGCCCTGGCCAGCGGGGTTCTGTATACAGTGGACCCCAATGACCCCGATCACCAGGTCATCATGATCAGTGCCCTCTGGGGACTCGGCGTCAGCCTGGTCGACGGCTCTGGAAATGCCGACTTCTATCAGGTGAATAAAGAAAATCGAAAGATCGAGAGCGAAGAGGTAGCCCGGAAAGAAGTCCTCGTTTCTTCTGACCCGGTTCAAGGCCTCAAGCAAACGCCCGTGGCCCATGTTTTTAAGGATAAGCCTTGCCTGACCTTTTCCCAGATTCAGTTGCTGGTCCGTTACGCCTTAAAACTGGAAGAGCACTACCAAACCCCCCTGGATATCGAATGGGCCATTGATCATAAAACCCAACTCTTTATCCTCCAGGCCCGTCCTTTACGGTTTACCCGGTCTTCTGCCCTGCCCCCCACACCGGAGGCCGAAGTAAGTGCTGAAACTTTTCCCATCCTGCTTAAAGGGGGGGCTTCAGCGGCCAACGGGGTGGCGGCCGGCAAAGCCTACGTCCTTAAATCGGATCACAACCTGCTCAATATTCCCGAAGGTTCGATATTGGTCGCCCCTCAAACCTCCCCGCGTTATGTACCGATTATCGGCCGGGTCAGGGCCATCATTACTGATGTGGGCAGCGTGACCGGTCATATGGCCTCGGTAGCCAGGGAATTTCAAATTCCCACCCTGGTGGGGACGGACAATGCGACGGCGGTTATCCCTCACGGCCAGGAAATCACGGTGGATGCCACAAACGGAGTGGTCTACCAGGGCAGGATTGAAAGATTACTCCGGACGGGAAAGCCCCTCAATCCCATGAAAGGGAGCCCGACCTACAAGGCCATGGAAGCGATCCTGCCCATGATCGCCCCCTTGCATCTGATCGATCCCAAGCATGAAAATTTCAACCCCCAATCCTGCGAGACCATCCATGATATTATCCGCTTTGCCCACGAAATGGCCATGCAGGAAATGTTTCAGATCGGCGAAACCATTGAGGATGGCAAAAATGTAGCCGTCCGTTTCCGTTCCCCTTTGCCGCTGAATATTTATATCGTCGATCTGGGCGGGGGGATCAGTCCCGGACCGGAACGAAAAGAAGTCCGGCCGGAGGAGGTCCTCTCCGGCCCCTTTAAGGCCCTGTTTCAGGGCATGACCCATGAAGGGGTGAAATGGCTGGGGCAGGACAACATCAGTTGGAGCGGTTTGGGCTCCGTATTGCTGGAAAGCATTCTGCATGATCCGACGATGGACGGGGCTATGGGCGGTCCCAGTTATGTCCTCATTTCCGAGAAATATATGAACTTCAATTCCCGCCTGGGTTATCATTTCGCCACCCTGGATACCTTTTGCGGCCCCAATATCAATGACAATTATATCACCTTTTATTTCAAAGGAGGGGCGGCCGATATCGATCGCCGGACCAGAAGGGCCATGCTGATCGGTTCGGTCTTGAAAAAAATGGGTTTCAAGGTGGAACAAAGAGGGGATATGATCAAAGGGGAATTAAAAAAACATAATTCTTATATTATCCAGGAAAAACTGGATCTCATAGGCCGGCTTATGGGTTCGGTCCGCCTTCTGGATATGCTTCTGGATCAGGACAACCGGATCGAATGGTACCGGAATGAATTTTTTAAAGGCAATTACACTTTTCAGAGGAATCAAACGAATCCTTCTGATTCCATTAAAAAGGAGGGCGTTAGTGAAGAGTTATCGTAA
- a CDS encoding rubrerythrin family protein, whose translation MSKQWKCTVCGYIHEGHSPPETCPVCGAFKYQFILHAPLPEELEKRLKEAFGGESKAYIRNLAFARKAEKDGYPQIARLFRAVAESEKVHADEYLNYLEGVVGKTEDNLKTAFENELRAKNDFYPVFIKEAFDLKREDVAWSFIRSRDVEERHAKLYKEALTALLADKEIEYHVCQVCGYVFEEDLPERCPVCGAGKKNSNRGMRV comes from the coding sequence ATGTCCAAACAATGGAAATGCACTGTCTGCGGTTATATTCATGAAGGGCATTCCCCGCCCGAGACCTGCCCGGTCTGCGGGGCCTTCAAATATCAATTTATCCTTCATGCCCCCCTGCCGGAGGAATTGGAAAAGCGGCTCAAAGAAGCCTTTGGAGGGGAATCCAAGGCTTATATCCGTAACCTGGCCTTTGCCCGAAAGGCCGAAAAAGACGGCTATCCCCAGATCGCCCGGCTCTTCCGGGCCGTGGCCGAGTCCGAAAAGGTCCATGCCGACGAATACCTCAATTATCTCGAAGGGGTCGTCGGCAAAACGGAAGACAACCTGAAGACCGCCTTTGAAAACGAGCTCCGGGCTAAAAACGATTTCTACCCGGTTTTTATTAAGGAGGCCTTTGACCTCAAGCGGGAGGACGTGGCCTGGAGTTTCATCCGTTCCCGGGATGTGGAAGAACGGCATGCCAAGTTGTATAAAGAGGCCCTGACCGCCCTGCTGGCCGACAAAGAAATAGAGTACCACGTCTGCCAGGTCTGCGGTTATGTTTTTGAGGAAGACCTGCCGGAGCGATGTCCGGTTTGCGGGGCCGGAAAAAAAAATTCAAATAGGGGCATGAGGGTATAA